Proteins from a single region of Candidatus Poribacteria bacterium:
- a CDS encoding sugar phosphate isomerase/epimerase, whose protein sequence is MKVGIRDVAFSASLDRALSIAHNLGYSGVELTLGGPQVREHPIWTRAGVRELRHYKQESRIDVSAVYFARLERLGLLHADEKVRDNAMRLCHALNPRVAELGVRTVVAPLGDVAGEGIASDSRAIETLRNAAQAAAAYQCRLAFRAALPVAEMVRLVQQVGSGCGIAYDLVDAVLRERDPAAELRELGDALCQVRVRDIAEDRSGRPLGLGIVDFPAIARSLYELDYDGYLMLDIPSGDDPVASAAASLAFAQEAIVDG, encoded by the coding sequence ATGAAGGTCGGTATCCGCGACGTTGCGTTCAGCGCCTCCCTGGATCGTGCGCTCAGTATCGCCCACAACCTCGGATACAGCGGCGTCGAACTGACCCTCGGAGGACCCCAGGTTCGCGAGCACCCCATCTGGACCCGCGCCGGTGTCCGTGAGCTGCGCCACTACAAGCAGGAGAGCCGCATCGATGTCTCCGCCGTGTACTTCGCTCGGCTCGAGCGTCTTGGCTTGCTGCACGCCGACGAAAAGGTGAGAGACAACGCGATGCGCCTGTGCCACGCTCTGAATCCCCGCGTGGCAGAACTGGGAGTCCGTACGGTCGTCGCCCCTCTGGGAGACGTCGCTGGCGAAGGCATCGCGAGCGACTCGCGCGCTATCGAGACGCTGCGCAACGCGGCTCAGGCGGCGGCGGCGTACCAGTGCCGGTTGGCGTTCCGAGCCGCGCTTCCAGTCGCGGAGATGGTCCGCCTCGTTCAGCAGGTCGGCTCCGGCTGCGGAATCGCCTACGACCTCGTCGATGCGGTCCTTCGCGAGCGGGATCCGGCGGCGGAGCTTCGGGAGTTGGGCGATGCGCTCTGCCAAGTGCGAGTGCGGGACATCGCCGAAGACCGATCCGGGCGCCCGCTGGGTCTCGGAATCGTGGACTTCCCCGCCATCGCCCGTTCGCTCTACGAGCTCGACTACGACGGCTATCTGATGCTGGACATCCCATCCGGCGACGACCCGGTGGCCAGCGCGGCGGCGAGTCTCGCGTTCGCGCAGGAAGCCATCGTCGACGGTTGA